A single region of the Anticarsia gemmatalis isolate Benzon Research Colony breed Stoneville strain chromosome 11, ilAntGemm2 primary, whole genome shotgun sequence genome encodes:
- the LOC142976807 gene encoding uncharacterized protein LOC142976807: MQIYDKLADSVQLFNKIYSGQVFMMFFAWLLCTLLIFCRIVSPFIKNTNGFVYSFHSDIYVYACFNYRPLFLAILCQMFIIERNKTLSLLLQVLLVPGKDGAYFNQVETMIMLVKARKLEIYATEFTINIPTVMKYGGQIISFTLVMIQFFYKNVLFEKAHTN, encoded by the exons ATGCAAATATACGACAAATTAGCTGACTCCGttcaactttttaataaaatatatagtggTCAG GTATTTATGATGTTCTTCGCCTGGCTGCTGTGTACGTTACTTATATTTTGTCGAATAGTTTCACCCTTTATTAAG AACACAAATGGCTTTGTATATTCATTCCACAGTGACATCTACGTGTACGCGTGTTTTAACTATCGCCCACTGTTCTTGGCAATACTTTGCCAGATGTTCATCATAGAAAGGAACAAGACTTTATCATTGCTGTTACAAGTTTTATTGGTGCCAGGAAAAG ACGGCGCGTACTTTAACCAAGTGGAAACAATGATAATGTTAGTCAAAGCCCGAAAACTAGAGATTTATGCAACAGAATTCACAATAAACATACCAACTGTCATGAAATATGGAGGTCAAATAATATCGTTTACATTAGTAATGATACAGTTTTTCTATAAGAATGTATTATTCGAGAAAGCCCACACTAATTAG